CTCTGGTATATAAACATATCGCATCATTAATGACCACCGGGGATTTTCTTCTAAGGAACTAGCGTGCATTGTGCATTCCAAATAATTATCTTGGGTGACAATAACATTGCCATAAGCCGCACAAAATCCAGTCCAATATGCTTGGGATGCCAAATTTTTAGAAGAAGTAGTCCACTGTTGTAAAGCTTGCTGGACGAGTTCGGTTTTATAAATGGTAGCCGTCATGAATAGTACCCCACCAAAACTGTTCTGTAAATACTGTTCAAATACAGGTTTACTATTAGTAATGATTTCATCACTATCACTAGCAAACCAGTGTTTTACCAAAATTTTATTTGTGTGATGATCACGTCCACAACAGTTGAGAAACATTAAGTTTAAACTGGGATTTTTTTTAATTGTATTGACGACATGAGCCAGGGTTCTTTCCTGAATTGGATCGTCATCACCTACAGTCCAAACATATTTACTACTAGCAGTTTGAAGACAAAAACCAATATTTGGCATTAACCCTATATTTTCACGATTCCTATTTGCTATAAATACAGTATTACTAAAAACAGATTGCCACTTTTTTACTACTCCTGGTGTATTATCTGTGGAGCAATTATCAGAAATAACAATTTCACATTCCGATTCAAAACCTTTGATTGCTATTGCTAACCAAGCCAGTTGTTTATCTAACAATGCAGCCCGATTGTATGTAGGAATA
The window above is part of the Dolichospermum sp. DET69 genome. Proteins encoded here:
- a CDS encoding glycosyltransferase family 2 protein translates to MKKLLTIAIPTYNRAALLDKQLAWLAIAIKGFESECEIVISDNCSTDNTPGVVKKWQSVFSNTVFIANRNRENIGLMPNIGFCLQTASSKYVWTVGDDDPIQERTLAHVVNTIKKNPSLNLMFLNCCGRDHHTNKILVKHWFASDSDEIITNSKPVFEQYLQNSFGGVLFMTATIYKTELVQQALQQWTTSSKNLASQAYWTGFCAAYGNVIVTQDNYLECTMHASSLEENPRWSLMMRYVYIPEIYLKLLNLGYSAKFCQRMILENIFKLSDWKILLGAFRRWPILATNIIISYLKLLGKFIYQLNFNAKKSEIDI